CTAGAAGCAGTCAAAAAGCAATACCTAAAGCTTGCTAAAATCTTCCACCCTGATAATGCCCTAGACAAAGATCCCCACACGCAAGAATACTACCAAGACCGCTTCAAAAAAATCTCCCACGCCTACAAGACTATCAAAAACGCCAAGATTCACAAACGCGCCACTGCCTAGCTTATGCTACAATCACGCCTACACGACTAGCCGTGTGAGAATCCACCAAAGAAGCCCAGCCAATGCCACAACCCATAGAAAAAATCGCCCTAATTGTCCGCCCAGAGTCCCCTGAGCTAGCAAGCGCGTGCAATGAAGTCATAGCGGTATTTGAGCGATTTGGGGTAGAGGTGTGCGTGCTAGAATCTAGCGTAGCAAGCTTGGGGCTAGATCCTAGGCTTGCCTGCAAGGAGAGCGAGCTTGGGCAAAGGGCGCAGGCGTTAGTCAGCTTAGGAGGCGATGGCACGCTCATTTCTGCGGTGCGTAAAAGCCTAGGGCTAGATCTGCCTGTGCTTGGGATCAATATGGGGCGGCTGGGCTTTCTTACTGCGATTAAGCCGAGCGAGCTTGAAGAGTTTGTGCCGCTGCTAAAAGGGGGGGAGTATGTGCTGGATTTGCATTATCTGCTACAAGGATCATTAGAAAAATCGGCTTTGCGCGATAAATCGTGGATTTCATCGCCGCGCTTGTGCGATAGCCACTCAAGGCTTATCTCCGCGCGCGGCTCGAAAACAAGCGAAGCGGTGCAAGGCGAAGCCGCAGCAGGTTTCTTTAGTAAAAGCCACGATTTCTCATCGCAAATCCTAGAATCCACTTTTGAAAGCCCTACCGCAATTCCTAGAATCCTTGAAGAAGATCAGGCTTTATGTGAAAAATCTGCTGAAAATAAAAACCAGCCGCAAAGTGAAAAAGTGGATTCTAGCTCCGCCCATTTTTCACAAGCACACTCCCAATTTCTGTCATCGCGAGCCGATGAACCCCTTTTCCCGTCATCGCGAGCGAGTGAAACGAGCGTGGCGATCCATAACACAAACCTAGAATCTAGTTTTGAGAAATCGCAGAAAATGGATTGCCACGCGGATTTACAATCCGCTCGCAATGACAGCAAAACTGCCCAAAATTTAAACGACTCGC
This genomic window from Helicobacter canis contains:
- a CDS encoding NAD(+)/NADH kinase; this translates as MPQPIEKIALIVRPESPELASACNEVIAVFERFGVEVCVLESSVASLGLDPRLACKESELGQRAQALVSLGGDGTLISAVRKSLGLDLPVLGINMGRLGFLTAIKPSELEEFVPLLKGGEYVLDLHYLLQGSLEKSALRDKSWISSPRLCDSHSRLISARGSKTSEAVQGEAAAGFFSKSHDFSSQILESTFESPTAIPRILEEDQALCEKSAENKNQPQSEKVDSSSAHFSQAHSQFLSSRADEPLFPSSRASETSVAIHNTNLESSFEKSQKMDCHADLQSARNDSKTAQNLNDSQAEGKVDSRKAANVGEQPKDSRILEIESGLFEPRKEIRLGRLSTPRGDEIHDSSPKAESTSKKPTPNTHSPFYVLNEILITKKAISGMTKIYATINNEHFHTYRADGLIIATPTGSSAYNISAGGSLVHPQCRVILLTPVCAHSLTQRPMIVSDDFCLHFSVEEDSVIMLDGQDRIDFRKGDTLIVRGSFPIQLIQ